The Lynx canadensis isolate LIC74 chromosome D1, mLynCan4.pri.v2, whole genome shotgun sequence genome has a segment encoding these proteins:
- the ZDHHC13 gene encoding palmitoyltransferase ZDHHC13 isoform X2, translated as MVILLLQYGADPTLIDGEGFSSIHLAVLFQHMPIIAYLISKGQSVNMTDLNGQTPLMLSAHKVLGPEPTGFLLKFNPSLSVVDKIHQNTPLHWAVAAGNVNAVDKLLEAGSSLDIRNVKGETPLDMALQNKNRLIIHMLKTEAKMRANKKFRLWRWLQKCELFLLLMLSVITMWAVGYILDFNSDSWLLKGCLLITLFFLTSLLPRFLVGYKSLIYLPTVFLLSSIFWIFVTWFILFFPHLAGTPFYFAFILSLIGFLYFFYKTWATDPGFTKASEEERKTNIITLAETGCLDFRTFCTSCLIRKPLRSLHCHVCNSCVARYDQHCLWTGRCIGFGNHHYYIFFLFFLSVVCDWIIYESFIYWSNHCATTFREDGLWTYLNQIVACSPWVLYIFMLATFHFSWSTFLLLNQLFQIAFLGLTSHEKTSLLKQSRHMKQTLSLRRTPYNLGFTQNLADFFQCGCFGLVKPCAVDWTSQYSMVFHPAKEKVLRSV; from the exons ATGGTCATATTATTACTCCAGTATGGAGCCGACCCCACTCTCATCGATGGGGAGGGATTCAGCAGCATCCACCTGGCAGTATTATTTCAACACATGCCTATTATAGCATATCTCATCTCAAAAGGACAG AGTGTGAATATGACAGATTTAAATGGGCAGACACCTCTCATGTTATCAGCTCACAAAGTACTTGG GCCAGAACCAACtggatttcttttaaagtttaatcCTTCTCTCAGTGTGGTTGATAAAATACACCAAAACACTCCACTCCACTGGGCAGTTGCAGCGGGAAATGTTAATGCTGTAGATAAACTTTTGGAAGCCGGTTCTAGCCTGGACATCCGAAATGTTAAG ggcgaAACACCTCTTGATATGGctctacaaaacaaaaataggctCATTATTCACATGCTaaaaacagaagccaaaatgAGAGCTAACAAAAAGTTCAGACTCTGGAGGTGGCTGCAGAAATGCGAG CTCTTCCTGCTGCTGATGCTTTCTGTGATTACCATGTGGGCTGTTGGATACATACTGGACTTCAATTCAGATTCTTGGCTTTTAAAAGGATGTCTTCTAATAACATTGTTTTTTCTGACATCTTTGCTTCCAAG gttcttGGTCGGGTATAAGAGTCTCATCTACTTACCAACAGTCTTCCTGCTAAGTTCCATTTTTTGGATATTTGTAACGTGGTTCATCTTATTCTTTCCTC ATCTAGCAGGCACCCCtttctattttgctttcattctcaGCCTAATAGGCTTCCTCTACTTTTTCTACAAGACTTGGGCAACTGATCCAGGCTTCACTAAAGCttctgaagaagaaaggaaaacg AATATCATCACCCTTGCAGAGACTGGCTGTCTGGACTTCAGAACATTTTGTACCTCATGCctt ATAAGGAAGCCATTAAGGTCACTTCATTGCCACGTGTGTAACTCCTGTGTCGCTCGATACGATCAGCATTGTCTGTGGACTGGACGGTGCATAG GTTTCGGCAACCATCACTATTAcatattcttcttatttttcctttccgtTGTTTGTGATTGGATTATATATGAATCTTTCATCT ATTGGTCAAATCATTGTGCCACGACATTCAGAGAAGATGGACTGTGGACCTACCTCAATCAGATTGTGGCCTGTTCCCCTTGGGTTTTATATATCTTCATGCTAGCAACTTTCCACTTCTCGTggtcaacatttttattattaaatcagCTCTTTCAG ATTGCTTTCCTGGGCCTGACTTCCCACGAGAAAACCAGCCTGTTGAAGCAGAGCAGGCATATGAAACAGACATTGTCCCTCAGGAGGACCCCATACAA CCTTGGGTTCACGCAGAACCTTGCAGATTTCTTTCAGTGTGGCTGCTTTGGCTTGGTGAAGCCCTGTGCCGTAGATTGGACGTCCCAATACAGCATGGTCTTCCACCCGGCTAAGGAGAAAGTCCTTCGCTCAGTATGA
- the ZDHHC13 gene encoding palmitoyltransferase ZDHHC13 isoform X1 produces the protein MEGPGLGSQCRNHSHGPHPPGFGRHGVCAYESKELAKAREALPLIEDSSNCDIVKATQYGIFERCKELVEAGYDVRQPDKENVSLLHWAAINNRLDLVKFYISKGAVVDQLGGDLNSTPLHWAIRQGHLPMVILLLQYGADPTLIDGEGFSSIHLAVLFQHMPIIAYLISKGQSVNMTDLNGQTPLMLSAHKVLGPEPTGFLLKFNPSLSVVDKIHQNTPLHWAVAAGNVNAVDKLLEAGSSLDIRNVKGETPLDMALQNKNRLIIHMLKTEAKMRANKKFRLWRWLQKCELFLLLMLSVITMWAVGYILDFNSDSWLLKGCLLITLFFLTSLLPRFLVGYKSLIYLPTVFLLSSIFWIFVTWFILFFPHLAGTPFYFAFILSLIGFLYFFYKTWATDPGFTKASEEERKTNIITLAETGCLDFRTFCTSCLIRKPLRSLHCHVCNSCVARYDQHCLWTGRCIGFGNHHYYIFFLFFLSVVCDWIIYESFIYWSNHCATTFREDGLWTYLNQIVACSPWVLYIFMLATFHFSWSTFLLLNQLFQIAFLGLTSHEKTSLLKQSRHMKQTLSLRRTPYNLGFTQNLADFFQCGCFGLVKPCAVDWTSQYSMVFHPAKEKVLRSV, from the exons GTACGGGATTTTTGAACGTTGTAAAGAGTTGGTAGAAGCAGGATATGACGTCAGGCAAccagacaaagaaaatgtgtCGCTTCTTCATTGGGCTGCTATTAACAACAGGCTGGATCTTGTAAA GTTTTATATTTCAAAAGGTGCTGTAGTAGATCAGTTGGGTGGAGATTTAAATTCGACACCTCTTCACTGGGCCATCAG ACAAGGACATTTGCCTATGGTCATATTATTACTCCAGTATGGAGCCGACCCCACTCTCATCGATGGGGAGGGATTCAGCAGCATCCACCTGGCAGTATTATTTCAACACATGCCTATTATAGCATATCTCATCTCAAAAGGACAG AGTGTGAATATGACAGATTTAAATGGGCAGACACCTCTCATGTTATCAGCTCACAAAGTACTTGG GCCAGAACCAACtggatttcttttaaagtttaatcCTTCTCTCAGTGTGGTTGATAAAATACACCAAAACACTCCACTCCACTGGGCAGTTGCAGCGGGAAATGTTAATGCTGTAGATAAACTTTTGGAAGCCGGTTCTAGCCTGGACATCCGAAATGTTAAG ggcgaAACACCTCTTGATATGGctctacaaaacaaaaataggctCATTATTCACATGCTaaaaacagaagccaaaatgAGAGCTAACAAAAAGTTCAGACTCTGGAGGTGGCTGCAGAAATGCGAG CTCTTCCTGCTGCTGATGCTTTCTGTGATTACCATGTGGGCTGTTGGATACATACTGGACTTCAATTCAGATTCTTGGCTTTTAAAAGGATGTCTTCTAATAACATTGTTTTTTCTGACATCTTTGCTTCCAAG gttcttGGTCGGGTATAAGAGTCTCATCTACTTACCAACAGTCTTCCTGCTAAGTTCCATTTTTTGGATATTTGTAACGTGGTTCATCTTATTCTTTCCTC ATCTAGCAGGCACCCCtttctattttgctttcattctcaGCCTAATAGGCTTCCTCTACTTTTTCTACAAGACTTGGGCAACTGATCCAGGCTTCACTAAAGCttctgaagaagaaaggaaaacg AATATCATCACCCTTGCAGAGACTGGCTGTCTGGACTTCAGAACATTTTGTACCTCATGCctt ATAAGGAAGCCATTAAGGTCACTTCATTGCCACGTGTGTAACTCCTGTGTCGCTCGATACGATCAGCATTGTCTGTGGACTGGACGGTGCATAG GTTTCGGCAACCATCACTATTAcatattcttcttatttttcctttccgtTGTTTGTGATTGGATTATATATGAATCTTTCATCT ATTGGTCAAATCATTGTGCCACGACATTCAGAGAAGATGGACTGTGGACCTACCTCAATCAGATTGTGGCCTGTTCCCCTTGGGTTTTATATATCTTCATGCTAGCAACTTTCCACTTCTCGTggtcaacatttttattattaaatcagCTCTTTCAG ATTGCTTTCCTGGGCCTGACTTCCCACGAGAAAACCAGCCTGTTGAAGCAGAGCAGGCATATGAAACAGACATTGTCCCTCAGGAGGACCCCATACAA CCTTGGGTTCACGCAGAACCTTGCAGATTTCTTTCAGTGTGGCTGCTTTGGCTTGGTGAAGCCCTGTGCCGTAGATTGGACGTCCCAATACAGCATGGTCTTCCACCCGGCTAAGGAGAAAGTCCTTCGCTCAGTATGA